Proteins from a single region of Dysosmobacter acutus:
- a CDS encoding RidA family protein, whose protein sequence is MVKFIPFEGGVRPFSAAVRAGSTLYVSGQVGIDRSSGTYPETIESQTECAVHNLQTVLEKEGYSLSDVVKMTVLLTNAADLSAFNNVYTRFFATNPPARTLCTVKALAGPAIVELDAVAYQE, encoded by the coding sequence ATGGTGAAATTCATTCCTTTTGAAGGCGGAGTGCGGCCTTTCTCCGCTGCTGTGCGTGCAGGTAGCACGCTATACGTCTCTGGTCAGGTCGGCATAGATCGCTCTTCCGGAACATATCCGGAGACAATTGAATCGCAGACCGAATGCGCGGTTCATAATTTGCAAACGGTGTTGGAAAAGGAGGGCTATTCCCTCAGCGACGTGGTAAAAATGACTGTTCTGTTGACAAATGCAGCGGATTTATCGGCATTCAACAATGTATATACCAGGTTCTTCGCGACAAATCCCCCTGCACGGACACTCTGCACCGTCAAGGCGCTGGCCGGACCGGCGATCGTTGAACTTGACGCAGTGGCATATCAAGAGTAG
- the speB gene encoding agmatinase, which produces METRQLIQDPALWAGLNRPGLALEDADVVIFGVPYDGAVQFRSGARNAPKALREITYTISPTTEDLECFSDLNILDLGDVDCGDHNAFFRQVEEIACTCARNGKFFLMIGGDHSTTIPVQRGLDRGLSEDFGIIHIDAHFDLCNDQNGNLLSHGSTERRAIELEHVKGIDSLFFVGIRSLELDEVDFYRENPVHVLTSKNIRALGWEESARRIVEKMRGHKHVYITLDIDCLDPGYAAGTGTPQFGGMDPRELLNILGCLYAQLPVVGMDVVEVAPDLDPALCSLFAARKIVTECMGHWYRKSRGFH; this is translated from the coding sequence ATGGAAACCCGTCAGCTCATTCAAGACCCGGCCCTCTGGGCAGGGCTCAACCGCCCCGGCCTTGCGCTGGAGGACGCGGATGTTGTGATTTTCGGCGTCCCTTATGACGGCGCCGTTCAGTTCAGGAGCGGAGCCCGCAATGCGCCCAAGGCCCTGCGGGAAATTACCTATACCATCTCGCCCACAACTGAGGACCTGGAGTGCTTTTCAGACCTGAACATTCTGGATTTGGGAGACGTGGACTGCGGCGATCATAACGCCTTTTTCCGCCAGGTGGAGGAGATCGCCTGCACCTGCGCCAGAAATGGCAAGTTCTTTCTGATGATCGGCGGAGACCATTCCACCACCATCCCGGTTCAGAGGGGGCTGGACCGGGGGCTGAGCGAGGATTTTGGGATCATCCACATCGACGCCCATTTTGACCTGTGCAACGATCAAAATGGAAACCTCCTCTCCCACGGCTCCACGGAGCGTAGAGCCATCGAGTTGGAGCATGTGAAGGGGATCGATTCTCTGTTTTTTGTCGGAATCCGCTCCCTGGAGCTGGACGAGGTGGATTTCTACAGGGAAAACCCCGTCCATGTGCTCACCTCAAAAAATATCCGGGCCCTGGGCTGGGAGGAGAGCGCCAGGCGGATCGTTGAAAAGATGCGCGGCCATAAACACGTTTATATCACGCTGGACATTGACTGCCTTGACCCGGGCTATGCCGCGGGAACGGGCACTCCGCAATTCGGAGGAATGGATCCCCGGGAGCTGCTGAATATACTTGGCTGCCTCTATGCTCAGCTTCCTGTCGTCGGTATGGATGTGGTGGAGGTAGCTCCCGATCTGGACCCGGCGCTGTGTTCGCTGTTCGCGGCAAGAAAGATTGTGACAGAGTGTATGGGACACTGGTATCGAAAAAGCAGAGGGTTTCATTAA
- a CDS encoding helix-turn-helix transcriptional regulator — MRQYKTLLQVFLRNSIYAFRKEMGYSQERMAELLHISPRSYIDQEHGKYSFSALSVIFFLITIPEERVLSLLRAFRKLLQEEGERGDVA, encoded by the coding sequence ATGCGTCAATACAAAACACTGCTTCAGGTATTTCTCCGCAACTCGATCTATGCCTTCCGCAAGGAGATGGGATACAGCCAGGAGCGCATGGCGGAGCTTCTGCATATCTCACCCCGCTCGTACATCGACCAGGAGCATGGCAAGTACAGCTTCTCCGCACTCTCGGTGATCTTTTTTCTGATAACGATACCGGAGGAAAGGGTGCTGTCTCTGCTGCGCGCATTCAGGAAGCTTTTGCAGGAGGAGGGGGAGCGTGGAGACGTGGCGTGA
- a CDS encoding sporulation initiation factor Spo0A C-terminal domain-containing protein yields the protein METWRDGEKLLSEIYDLLYRMGLTANYTGFFRISYAIYLSVENPQRLALVTKWLYPEVARHYGTTWQAVERNIRSAIAIIWSQKTPILTELFGAPLPAKPRNAQFLALVAGHFSLSPVA from the coding sequence GTGGAGACGTGGCGTGATGGGGAGAAGCTGCTTTCGGAAATATATGATCTGCTGTACCGGATGGGGCTGACAGCGAACTACACCGGTTTTTTTCGGATATCCTACGCGATCTATCTGTCGGTGGAGAATCCGCAGCGGCTGGCGCTTGTGACAAAGTGGCTGTACCCGGAGGTGGCCAGGCATTACGGAACGACGTGGCAGGCGGTGGAACGGAACATCCGGTCCGCGATTGCCATCATATGGAGCCAGAAAACGCCGATTTTGACGGAGCTCTTTGGAGCGCCGCTGCCGGCCAAGCCCCGTAATGCCCAGTTCCTTGCCCTTGTGGCCGGACACTTTTCCCTTTCCCCTGTCGCATAA
- a CDS encoding YjiH family protein, whose translation METTNHYTKKDFLKFLIPSAIGLLFFAVPLYVNGEWTLLYGLCASFLGDVIAPVVDYILIAVICISAVLSVCGTCLHVKKIVDTPTLSELFVTSKLYLVIRLIGALFGVCILLRLGPEMLWGEATGATAWGIVTNIATWFALGVILMPCLTDFGIMDFAGFLFRKFTRLLFHLPGRSTVDLLASWVGCNATGTILTVKQYERGFYTAREAATITTCFSAVSISYSLAIATMVDLQNVFFPFYLSLSFAGIVASFICCRIFPLAKIPNTYYTKESTFSEDLPEHVNALKYATEQAMERARKAPGLGALLKIGVSSYVNIMFTLMPLVVAVGTIALVISEYTTIFEVIATPMGYLLQLLGLEEAFAAAPATLVGFADMFLPAVLLTRVASFETRFVVCGMSLMQVIFLTETGSLILQSKIPLNVGKLFVVFMERTIVGLVVMTLLANLLY comes from the coding sequence ATGGAGACAACCAACCATTATACAAAAAAAGACTTTTTAAAATTCCTAATCCCCTCCGCAATCGGTCTGCTGTTTTTTGCAGTCCCGCTTTATGTCAATGGAGAGTGGACGCTCCTCTATGGGCTGTGCGCCAGTTTTTTAGGCGACGTGATTGCTCCTGTCGTGGACTATATTTTAATTGCCGTTATCTGCATCTCCGCTGTTTTGAGCGTGTGCGGCACCTGCCTGCACGTCAAAAAAATTGTGGACACCCCGACCCTCAGCGAACTGTTTGTCACTTCAAAGCTCTATCTGGTCATCCGGCTTATCGGCGCTCTTTTCGGCGTATGCATCCTGCTCCGGCTGGGGCCCGAGATGCTCTGGGGTGAGGCAACCGGCGCAACCGCCTGGGGCATTGTGACCAATATCGCCACATGGTTTGCCTTAGGCGTGATCTTGATGCCCTGTCTCACTGATTTCGGCATTATGGACTTTGCGGGATTCCTCTTCCGAAAGTTCACCCGGCTCCTCTTTCACCTCCCGGGCCGCTCCACGGTGGATCTTCTGGCAAGCTGGGTGGGCTGCAACGCCACGGGAACCATCCTCACTGTCAAGCAGTATGAACGCGGGTTCTATACCGCAAGAGAGGCCGCCACAATTACAACCTGCTTCTCCGCCGTGTCCATCTCCTATTCCCTGGCCATTGCCACGATGGTGGACCTGCAAAACGTCTTCTTTCCCTTCTATCTGAGCTTGTCCTTTGCCGGAATTGTGGCCAGCTTTATCTGCTGCCGCATTTTCCCTCTGGCAAAGATTCCAAATACATATTATACAAAGGAATCCACGTTTTCCGAGGATCTGCCCGAACACGTCAATGCTCTCAAATATGCCACCGAGCAGGCCATGGAGCGGGCAAGAAAGGCCCCGGGCCTGGGCGCCCTGCTGAAAATCGGCGTATCCAGCTATGTGAACATCATGTTCACCCTGATGCCTTTGGTGGTCGCGGTGGGCACCATCGCCCTGGTCATTTCCGAGTACACGACTATTTTTGAGGTTATCGCGACGCCCATGGGATATCTTTTGCAGCTGCTGGGGCTGGAGGAGGCCTTCGCCGCCGCTCCCGCCACCCTTGTGGGCTTTGCGGACATGTTTCTTCCCGCCGTCCTGCTGACCCGCGTCGCCTCTTTTGAGACAAGGTTTGTCGTCTGTGGCATGTCCCTGATGCAGGTGATTTTCCTGACCGAAACCGGAAGTCTGATCCTTCAGTCCAAAATTCCCTTGAACGTTGGAAAATTATTTGTGGTCTTTATGGAGAGAACCATCGTTGGATTGGTCGTTATGACGCTTCTGGCCAATCTGCTCTATTAA
- a CDS encoding M20 metallopeptidase family protein, producing MCTDVNFRDEGQSLRQMIIGFRRRLHRTPELSGSEFETCRFIRSVLAEHGLPAADHFPQPATVVTITGEYSGPVVALRADIDALPIQEENQVDYCSVNNGVMHACGHDAHTAMLLGAAILLGRHRKSLRGSVKLIFQPSEEAAPSGAKALLELGVLERPKVDVIFAHHVQSHIACGQIGVYEGAFMAAADNFRLIVHGKSCHAAHPQRGVDAIWVSSQIITAFQSLISRFTLPVAPAVLSICTISGGTRPNIIADTVTMYGTLRTLERDVREDLISKMHKISSAIAEGYGAACELEITPGYPAVCNDKSACAIMRGASEKILGRDHIAPIQYPSTGSEDFAWYQQSCRGVISNLGCGNPEKGLTSSIHTPTFDIDENCLPLGAAILAQCAWDYMDQSSYKFHEP from the coding sequence ATGTGTACGGATGTAAACTTTCGGGATGAAGGGCAGTCCTTGCGGCAGATGATCATTGGCTTCCGTCGCCGTCTCCACCGCACCCCCGAGTTGTCCGGCAGTGAATTTGAAACCTGCCGGTTCATCCGGAGCGTCCTTGCAGAGCACGGTCTGCCTGCGGCAGATCACTTTCCCCAGCCCGCAACCGTTGTCACAATTACAGGTGAATATTCAGGGCCGGTTGTCGCCCTGCGGGCCGACATTGACGCCCTTCCCATCCAAGAGGAAAACCAGGTCGATTATTGTTCGGTGAATAATGGCGTCATGCATGCCTGCGGACATGACGCACATACCGCCATGCTGCTTGGCGCCGCAATTCTCCTTGGCCGCCATCGTAAATCCCTTCGCGGCAGCGTCAAATTGATTTTCCAGCCTTCCGAGGAAGCCGCTCCAAGCGGCGCAAAGGCCCTGTTGGAGCTTGGCGTACTGGAGCGCCCAAAGGTAGATGTGATTTTTGCACATCATGTCCAATCCCACATTGCGTGTGGACAGATCGGTGTGTATGAAGGGGCGTTCATGGCGGCAGCAGACAACTTCCGCCTCATTGTTCATGGGAAAAGCTGCCACGCCGCCCATCCCCAGCGGGGCGTCGATGCGATCTGGGTCAGCAGCCAGATCATTACCGCTTTTCAGTCGCTGATCAGTCGATTCACCCTCCCTGTTGCCCCCGCAGTATTATCTATATGCACCATTTCAGGAGGAACCAGACCGAATATCATTGCTGACACCGTCACCATGTACGGCACGCTGCGCACTTTGGAACGCGATGTAAGGGAAGACCTGATCTCCAAAATGCACAAGATATCCTCGGCAATCGCCGAAGGCTACGGCGCTGCCTGTGAACTGGAAATTACGCCAGGCTATCCCGCTGTCTGCAACGACAAGAGTGCCTGCGCCATTATGCGCGGTGCCTCAGAAAAGATACTGGGCAGAGATCACATCGCGCCAATCCAATACCCGTCTACCGGAAGTGAGGATTTCGCATGGTATCAGCAGTCCTGCCGCGGGGTCATTTCAAATCTTGGATGTGGAAATCCGGAGAAGGGGCTGACCTCTTCGATTCATACGCCCACCTTTGACATTGACGAAAATTGCCTGCCATTAGGGGCGGCAATTTTGGCACAGTGTGCTTGGGACTATATGGATCAATCATCTTACAAATTCCATGAACCATAA
- a CDS encoding glutamate cyclase domain-containing protein: protein MTMTRKDLLELSIGENIDRLITLDMRGCGIPRILYAGAREQTKEPVCLHGTKALYSLLREDDYLFFMTGFVFEPYGKGELDGLTGTVMITRALLMACKIKPVIFCEEKLTSAVRNVLQSAGINACGSIEEIETLPNSAAVIGISLEPAEAAQQCKVMLERTIPKAVFAIEKPGKNVHGVYHQGTGTDVSRLCAKLDSLFTICQERGIPTFAIGDLGNEIGLGKIGETIRAYIPQGDHCICGCDGGLCVATSADHLIVATTSDWACYGVTAALAAITGKPDLIPTAAIEKRVCECANDNDLIDGSGRVIPSIDGIALDFNMMLVEMLRQVVTYPLQAIDLHSATYDAVLKKGFFES from the coding sequence ATGACCATGACAAGAAAAGACCTGTTGGAATTATCAATCGGTGAAAACATTGACCGGCTGATCACTTTGGATATGCGCGGCTGCGGTATCCCTCGTATTCTTTACGCAGGCGCACGCGAACAGACAAAGGAGCCTGTCTGCCTGCACGGAACAAAAGCGCTGTACTCCTTACTGCGGGAAGATGATTATTTATTCTTTATGACGGGCTTTGTATTTGAGCCGTATGGCAAGGGTGAGTTGGACGGTCTTACCGGAACGGTTATGATCACGCGGGCACTTTTGATGGCGTGTAAAATCAAACCAGTCATCTTCTGCGAAGAGAAGCTCACCTCTGCGGTGCGCAATGTGCTGCAGTCCGCCGGCATCAATGCCTGCGGTTCTATAGAAGAGATCGAAACGCTTCCCAATTCAGCGGCGGTAATCGGAATTTCCCTTGAGCCCGCCGAAGCAGCGCAGCAATGTAAAGTCATGTTGGAAAGAACAATTCCCAAGGCCGTTTTTGCAATCGAAAAGCCTGGTAAAAACGTTCACGGCGTATATCATCAGGGTACCGGAACCGATGTGAGCCGTCTATGCGCAAAGCTTGACAGCCTCTTTACCATCTGCCAGGAACGGGGGATCCCCACTTTTGCAATTGGCGATCTGGGCAATGAGATCGGCCTTGGCAAAATAGGAGAGACGATCCGTGCCTACATTCCCCAGGGTGATCACTGTATCTGCGGCTGTGATGGAGGACTCTGTGTTGCAACCTCGGCAGATCACCTCATCGTGGCCACAACCTCCGATTGGGCGTGCTATGGCGTGACGGCCGCCCTGGCCGCCATTACCGGGAAGCCGGACCTCATTCCCACCGCAGCGATAGAAAAAAGGGTGTGCGAGTGTGCAAATGACAATGACTTAATCGATGGATCTGGACGGGTGATCCCTTCGATCGACGGTATTGCGCTCGATTTCAACATGATGCTTGTGGAGATGCTGCGTCAGGTTGTCACCTATCCGCTGCAGGCAATCGATCTCCATTCCGCCACCTATGATGCCGTCCTTAAAAAAGGCTTTTTCGAATCATAA
- a CDS encoding sodium:solute symporter family protein, with translation MDGKSIIIGVFIVYLIAMLYIGWWGMKKSQGAEGYYVANRRCGKWLSVGTFSGSFISAVAVIGYVGNGYAKGYMTLVNVLGCVFSFYLIYFLFINPIKKRFDHLYTVPELFENMYESKSMMVISSVITVGLFTATLVSQIKGGSLICSTILGIDYNTALLIITTVFILYTVMGGMYSVVYTDLIQTGILVIGIVLAAPFALKLVGGFSAMQTAIAQVNPSAMDPITVAGGPWGVISTFLSFSLGIAATQYYLIRVYSAKDVKTARFMVSASCAIWTVIGIILVLLGICARILLPDLAAADNAVIALAYELPTVVRMLLLIGIACAIMSTTDTILLAAGTYVGRDLYPLVRKGVSESQSVKVTKIAVVVIGLLAGFLALNPPELIIQLTTFTTSVTAATFFGPMVLGFYWPRTTREGALSGMVGGGIAAVMWQLYNTTAIPPAAAAVVISFALTIFVSLAGPKTHLVKLSPEKNG, from the coding sequence ATGGACGGAAAGAGTATTATCATCGGTGTGTTTATTGTGTACCTGATCGCTATGCTCTACATCGGTTGGTGGGGTATGAAAAAGAGCCAGGGCGCGGAAGGCTACTACGTCGCCAACCGCCGCTGCGGCAAGTGGCTGTCGGTCGGTACGTTCTCCGGCAGCTTCATCAGCGCGGTCGCTGTGATTGGATACGTGGGCAACGGTTATGCCAAAGGCTACATGACCCTGGTCAATGTGCTTGGCTGTGTGTTTTCTTTTTATCTGATCTACTTCCTGTTCATCAATCCGATCAAAAAGCGCTTTGATCATCTCTATACGGTTCCGGAGCTGTTCGAGAACATGTATGAAAGTAAATCCATGATGGTCATCTCCTCTGTGATTACGGTGGGCCTTTTCACCGCAACCCTTGTCAGCCAGATTAAGGGCGGTTCTCTGATCTGCTCCACCATACTGGGGATTGACTATAATACAGCGCTGCTCATCATCACAACGGTTTTCATTCTCTATACCGTAATGGGCGGCATGTACTCCGTTGTGTATACTGACCTGATTCAGACCGGGATACTGGTGATCGGTATTGTTCTTGCGGCTCCTTTTGCCCTCAAGCTGGTTGGAGGATTCAGCGCCATGCAGACCGCCATCGCCCAAGTCAATCCTTCCGCCATGGATCCCATCACAGTTGCCGGCGGACCTTGGGGGGTCATTTCCACCTTCCTCAGCTTCTCACTTGGCATTGCCGCGACACAGTACTACCTTATCCGGGTGTACTCCGCCAAAGATGTGAAAACTGCCCGCTTCATGGTCTCCGCCTCCTGTGCGATCTGGACCGTAATCGGCATTATCCTTGTTCTGCTTGGTATCTGCGCAAGGATTCTGCTGCCTGATTTGGCAGCGGCGGACAATGCCGTCATTGCGCTTGCCTATGAATTGCCGACCGTCGTCCGCATGCTTTTGCTGATCGGGATCGCCTGCGCCATTATGTCCACCACAGACACCATTCTGCTTGCCGCCGGCACATATGTTGGACGTGACCTCTATCCTTTGGTCCGCAAAGGCGTCAGCGAGAGTCAGTCTGTGAAAGTCACAAAAATTGCAGTTGTGGTCATCGGACTGCTTGCCGGTTTTCTTGCCCTGAACCCTCCGGAGCTGATTATCCAGCTGACCACTTTCACCACCAGCGTTACTGCGGCAACCTTCTTTGGCCCCATGGTTCTTGGGTTCTACTGGCCGCGCACTACACGGGAAGGCGCTCTTTCCGGTATGGTCGGCGGTGGAATCGCCGCTGTGATGTGGCAGCTTTATAACACCACCGCGATCCCTCCAGCCGCCGCGGCCGTTGTTATCTCCTTTGCACTGACCATTTTTGTCAGCCTTGCCGGTCCCAAGACTCACCTTGTAAAGCTGTCTCCAGAGAAAAACGGGTAA
- a CDS encoding helix-turn-helix domain-containing protein, which translates to MKIFTYHGMKNVSGSRVRKARRALKLSQTELAAQLQIRGVSLERDTISRMEMGDRIIADYELRTLAEILKVDVAWLLDAEGEEEMVSRAAEGRGAY; encoded by the coding sequence ATGAAGATTTTTACGTATCACGGGATGAAAAACGTCTCGGGGTCCCGCGTCCGGAAGGCAAGAAGAGCGCTGAAGCTGTCGCAGACGGAGCTGGCGGCACAGCTTCAGATCCGTGGAGTCAGCCTTGAGCGGGATACCATCAGCCGGATGGAGATGGGGGACCGGATCATAGCGGATTACGAGCTGCGCACTCTGGCGGAAATACTGAAAGTGGACGTGGCGTGGCTGCTTGATGCGGAAGGTGAGGAAGAGATGGTGAGCCGGGCCGCAGAGGGACGGGGCGCCTATTGA
- a CDS encoding LysR family transcriptional regulator: MLSVEEVEFVLAIAKNRNITRAAEQLHVAQPALSRSLHALERRLGVSLFDRSTSPLSLTYAGSRYLSYARDYLSLVEQMKQEFANISLQKQGTLFFGVPSQIANYVMPKSVASFCKEHPGIHIEMRCGSTRQLSEMLREGKLHLSILSAPLSSDGFVNELIAYDKLFLVLSHTHPLVDKLHLLNSDDPPRIDLKLLEDEQFNITEAFYQSTVRQLFEAVGFAPSRITFVPNLNIAWELASNGIGVALIMQSMQRHRSISPSPIYCTIDAPELTMHFTLTYRESAYTASSALRLFVDHFRLLFSDQQI; the protein is encoded by the coding sequence ATGCTTTCAGTTGAAGAGGTCGAATTTGTTCTTGCCATCGCAAAGAATCGGAACATCACCCGGGCGGCGGAACAGCTGCACGTGGCTCAGCCGGCGCTGAGCCGTTCCCTCCATGCGCTTGAAAGGCGACTTGGCGTGTCCCTGTTTGACCGAAGCACGTCGCCGCTTTCCCTGACCTATGCCGGAAGCCGATACCTCTCCTATGCAAGGGATTATCTGTCTCTTGTGGAGCAGATGAAGCAGGAGTTTGCAAATATTTCCCTTCAAAAACAGGGCACGCTGTTTTTTGGCGTACCCAGTCAAATTGCAAATTACGTGATGCCCAAAAGCGTGGCCTCTTTTTGCAAGGAGCATCCGGGCATCCACATCGAGATGCGCTGCGGATCCACCCGTCAGCTTTCCGAGATGCTGCGTGAAGGAAAACTTCATCTGTCCATCTTAAGTGCTCCGCTGAGCAGCGACGGATTCGTAAATGAACTGATCGCCTATGATAAACTCTTCCTTGTACTCTCCCATACGCACCCTCTTGTAGATAAACTGCACCTGCTTAACAGCGATGATCCGCCAAGGATTGATCTGAAGCTCCTTGAAGATGAGCAGTTCAACATCACGGAGGCATTCTATCAGAGCACGGTTCGCCAGCTGTTTGAAGCGGTCGGCTTTGCCCCGTCCCGCATCACGTTTGTTCCAAATCTCAACATTGCTTGGGAGCTGGCGTCGAATGGAATTGGGGTTGCGCTCATTATGCAGTCCATGCAGCGTCACCGCAGCATTTCACCCAGCCCGATTTACTGTACGATCGACGCGCCTGAACTGACCATGCACTTTACGCTGACCTATCGGGAATCAGCATATACGGCCAGCAGTGCTCTGCGATTGTTTGTGGACCATTTTCGCCTGCTGTTTTCAGATCAGCAGATATAG
- a CDS encoding M20/M25/M40 family metallo-hydrolase: MNQDYTAYRTYLKQHWDEDISRIQEFLRQPCIPSNNIGCTESAQLLMRYYRELGCQEVELVETESGRPGVFAYLDCGAEKTLVNYCMLDTKPADGEGWSSNPFAADLVDREDVGAVILARGAQGRKGPYISWINALRALKEVDGKLPVNILFLAESEENCGSPNYKAFVKKYEDRIAKADAAFCPGAVQSRDGQVKLTLGYKGLINIRFTCSGLLWGKGPQKRATHAAAQALIESPTWRLIEALSTFRDHETGRLLIRDFYIDEPPVTDEERSVAEYVCNQFPGKSWKQFLPMIGTDVKGESDLLSNVDACLKFWYSPSFNINGLASGFTGPGTEVFRLPNQAWALCDVRVPRGYSAQKTIARIRQHLIDRGYEDISMEVIAAYEPCQTSPDSDLCSAVTGILDEEHIPWFTWPFVGGGGPWSLFSEYGLPTLFDVGLGYGGNAGGIDEFLSVESSGACAGIIDSELFFIKFLKRFADSNR, translated from the coding sequence ATGAACCAGGACTATACCGCATACCGCACGTATTTAAAGCAGCATTGGGATGAGGACATATCCCGCATTCAGGAGTTTTTGCGTCAGCCCTGCATCCCGTCAAACAACATCGGCTGCACAGAGTCTGCACAGCTCCTGATGCGCTACTATCGCGAGCTGGGGTGTCAGGAGGTTGAATTGGTCGAAACGGAATCCGGTCGGCCCGGCGTGTTTGCGTACCTTGACTGCGGCGCGGAGAAAACGCTGGTCAACTACTGCATGCTTGATACCAAACCGGCTGATGGCGAGGGCTGGAGCAGTAATCCCTTTGCCGCTGACCTTGTTGATAGAGAGGATGTTGGAGCGGTCATACTTGCCCGCGGGGCCCAGGGGAGAAAAGGGCCCTATATCTCCTGGATCAACGCGCTGCGCGCTTTAAAAGAGGTGGACGGCAAGCTGCCGGTCAACATTCTTTTTCTCGCTGAAAGCGAAGAGAATTGCGGTAGCCCCAACTACAAGGCTTTCGTAAAGAAATATGAAGACCGGATTGCCAAGGCGGACGCCGCGTTTTGTCCAGGAGCCGTGCAAAGCAGGGACGGCCAGGTAAAACTTACGCTGGGTTACAAAGGACTCATCAACATTCGCTTTACGTGCTCCGGTCTTTTGTGGGGCAAAGGGCCTCAAAAACGCGCAACCCATGCAGCGGCGCAAGCGCTGATCGAAAGTCCGACCTGGCGTCTCATTGAGGCGCTGTCCACTTTCCGAGACCATGAGACAGGTCGCCTGCTGATCCGTGACTTCTACATAGATGAACCGCCCGTCACCGATGAGGAGCGGTCAGTTGCCGAGTATGTCTGCAATCAGTTTCCCGGAAAAAGCTGGAAGCAGTTTTTGCCAATGATCGGCACCGACGTCAAAGGGGAAAGTGATCTTCTCAGTAATGTCGACGCCTGCCTTAAATTCTGGTACTCCCCAAGCTTCAATATCAACGGCCTTGCCAGCGGCTTTACCGGCCCGGGCACCGAGGTATTCCGCCTGCCTAATCAGGCCTGGGCCCTGTGTGATGTCCGCGTGCCCCGGGGCTATTCTGCGCAAAAGACGATTGCGCGCATCCGCCAGCACCTGATCGACCGGGGCTATGAGGATATCAGCATGGAAGTCATTGCGGCGTATGAGCCATGCCAGACTTCCCCCGACAGTGACCTTTGCAGTGCCGTTACCGGCATCCTTGATGAGGAACATATCCCTTGGTTCACTTGGCCCTTCGTGGGCGGCGGCGGCCCCTGGTCTCTCTTCTCTGAATACGGTCTTCCCACTCTCTTTGACGTTGGACTCGGCTATGGCGGCAATGCCGGTGGCATCGATGAGTTTCTTTCCGTGGAGAGCAGCGGAGCCTGTGCCGGCATCATTGACAGCGAACTGTTCTTTATCAAATTTCTAAAACGGTTTGCGGATTCAAACCGCTGA